One window from the genome of Pseudoliparis swirei isolate HS2019 ecotype Mariana Trench chromosome 24, NWPU_hadal_v1, whole genome shotgun sequence encodes:
- the rln3b gene encoding relaxin-3b — MWKAALLTLCLLVNLVEKVRSNDAHPSFYRVKLCGREFIRAVIFTCGGSRWRRSVGDSALIGEEAFDPWNTNPIPQHGEQDPAESHVWIDQTLNEASVAAGFSRSSRSPMSEGLMEALRSADRKGRDVVVGLSNACCKWGCSKSEISSLC; from the exons ATGTGGAAGGCAGCTCTCTTGACCCTTTGCTTGTTGGTGAACCTGGTGGAGAAGGTGCGGTCCAACGATGCCCATCCGTCCTTCTACAGGGTGAAATTGTGTGGAAGAGAGTTCATACGAGCTGTCATCTTTACCTGTGGTGGTTCTCGCTGGAGGAGAAGTGTAGGAGACTCAG CTCTTATTGGAGAAGAGGCCTTCGACCCATGGAACACAAATCCCATCCCTCAACATGGCGAGCAGGATCCTGCAGAGTCCCACGTATGGATAGATCAAACTTTAAATGAGGCATCTGTGGCTGCTGGATTCAGCCGCTCATCTCGCTCACCGATGTCTGAGGGGTTGATGGAAGCTCTACGCAGTGCAGATAGGAAAGGACGGGATGTAGTGGTCGGACTGTCCAACGCCTGCTGCAAGTGGGGCTGTAGCAAGAGTGAAATCAGCTCTCTTTGCTGA
- the tnpo2b gene encoding transportin-2 isoform X3 — translation MEWQPDEQGLQQVLQLLKDSQSPDTATQRAVQEKLEQLNQFPDFNNYLIFVLTSLKSEDEPTRSLSGLILKNNVKAHYHNFPPTVADFIKRECLNNIGDPSPLIRATIGILITTISSKGELQTWPELLPQLCNLLNSDDYNTCEGSFGALQKICEDSSELLDSDALNRPLNIMIPKFLQFFKHCSPKIRSHAIACVNQFINSRAQALMDNIDTFIESLFALAGDEDSEVRKNVCRALVMLLEVRIDRLIPHMHSIIQYMLQRTQDPDENVALEACEFWLTLAEQPICKEALSGHLVQLIPILVNGMKYSEIDIILLKGDVEEDEAVPDSEQDIKPRFHKSRTVTLQHEGGEDEEGEDIDEDDDDDDDTLSDWNLRKCSAAALDVLANVFREELLPHLLPLLKGLLFHPDWVIKESGILVLGAIAEGCMQGMVPYLPELIPHLIQCLSDKKALVRSIACWTLSRYAHWVVSQPPDGHLKPLMTELLKRILDGNKRVQEAACSAFATLEEEACTELVPYLSFILDTLVFAFGKYQHKNLLILYDAIGTLADSVGHHLNQTEYIEKLMPPLIAKWNELKDEDKDLFPLLECLSSVATALQSGFLPYCEPVYQRCVTLVQKTLAQAMMYSQQPDQYEAPDKDFMIVALDLLSGLAEGLGSHVDTLVARSNIMTLLFQCMQDTMPEVRQSSFALLGDLTKACFPHVKPCIAEFMPILGTNLNPEFISVCNNATWAIGEICMQMGVEMQPYIVMVLNQLVEIINRPNTPKTLLENTAITIGRLGYVCPQEVAAVLPQFIRPWCTSLRNIRDNEEKDSAFRGICMMIGVNPGGVVQDFIFFCDAVASWVNPKDDLRDMFYKILHGFKEQVGEENWQQFSEQFPPLLKERLVACYGV, via the exons ATGGAGTGGCAGCCAGATGAACAGGGTCTTCAGCAAGTGCTTCAGCTACTCAAGGACTCTCAGTCCCCAGACACAGCAACACAGAGGGCTGTGCAAGAA AAACTGGAGCAACTTAATCAGTTTCCAGATTTCAACAACTATCTCATCTTTGTCCTCACAAGCCTGAAATCCGAGG ACGAGCCCACTCGCTCTCTCAGCGGTCTGATCCTGAAGAACAATGTTAAGGCTCACTACCATAACTTCCCTCCCACTGTGGCTGACTTCATCAAACGAGAATGCCTCAACAACATCGGAGACCCTTCACCGCTCATCAGAGCTACGATCG GTATCCTGATCACGACCATCTCCTCTAAAGGAGAGCTGCAGACCTGGCCGGAGCTGTTGCCTCAGCTCTGTAATCTGCTCAACTCGGACGACTACAACACCTGCGAG GGTTCTTTTGGAGCGTTGCAGAAGATCTGCGAGGATTCATCCGAGTTGTTGGATAGCGATGCTTTGAACAGACCTCTTAACATCATGATCCCCAAATTCCTACAGTTTTTCAAGCATTGCAGCCCCAAGATCAG gtCACACGCTATAGCGTGTGTGAACCAGTTCATCAACAGTCGCGCTCAGGCTCTGATGGATAACATTGACACCTTCATTGAG AGTCTGTTTGCGCTGGCCGGGGACGAGGACAGTGAAGTGAGGAAGAACGTGTGCAGGGCTCTGGTCATGCTGCTGGAAGTTCGCATTGATCGGCTCATCCCACACATGCACAGCATCATCCAG TACATGCTGCAgcggacccaggacccagatgaGAACGTGGCTCTGGAGGCCTGTGAGTTCTGGCTGACACTGGCTGAACAGCCCATCTGTAAAGAGGCCCTGTCTGGCCACTTGGTCCA ACTGATCCCCATCCTAGTGAATGGGATGAAATACTCTGAGATTGACATTATTCTTCTCAAG GGCGACGTCGAAGAGGACGAGGCGGTTCCCGACAGCGAGCAAGACATCAAGCCTCGCTTCCACAAGTCCCGCACCGTCACTCTGCAGCACGAAGGCggcgaggacgaggagggagaggacatcGACGAagatgacgacgacgacgatgacACGCTGTCTGACTGGAACTTAC GGAAGTGCTCCGCCGCGGCTCTGGACGTTCTTGCCAATGTGTTTCGTGAGGAGTTGCTCCCCCATCTCCTGCCCCTGCTCAAAGGACTGCTATTCCACCCCGACTGGGTCATCAAGGAGTCGGGCATCCTCGTGCTGGGAGCCATCGCCGAGG GCTGTATGCAAGGAATGGTACCCTACTTGCCCGAGCTCATCCCGCACCTCATCCAATGTTTGAGCGATAAGAAGGCCCTGGTCCGCTCAATCGCCTGTTGGACCCTCAGCCGCTACGCCCACTGGGTGGTCAGCCAGCCCCCCGACGGTCACCTCAAACCCCTCATGACTGAGCTGCTCAAACGCATCCTGGATGGCAATAAAAGGGTACAGGAAGCAGCGTGCAG TGCGTTTGCcaccctggaggaggaggcgtgcaCAGAGCTGGTGCCTTACCTTAGTTTCATCCTGGACACGCTGGTTTTTGCTTTTGGGAAGTACCAGCACAAGAACCTGCTCATCCTCTATGACGCCATAGGAACACTGGCGGACTCTGTGGGACACCATCTCAACCAGACC GAGTACATTGAGAAGCTGATGCCTCCGCTGATCGCCAAGTGGAACGAGCTGAAGGACGAAGACAAAGATCTCTTCCCTCTGCTCGAGTGTCTGTCGTCCGTTGCCACGGCGCTGCAGAGTGGCTTCCTGCCCTACTGCGAGCCCGTCTACCAGCGCTGCGTCACCCTGGTGCAGAAGACTCTGGCTCAGGCCATG atgTACAGCCAGCAGCCAGACCAGTACGAAGCACCCGACAAGGATTTCATGATTGTGGCTCTGGATCTTTTAAGCGGCTTAGCGGAGGGCCTGGGAAGCCACGTGGACACGCTGGTGGCTCGCAGTAACATCATGACGCTGCTTTTCCAGTGTATGCAG GATACGATGCCTGAAGTAAGACAGAGTTCATTCGCTCTCCTGGGGGACTTGACCAAGGCGTGCTTCCCTCACGTCAAACCGTGTATTG CTGAATTTATGCCAATCCTCGGGACAAACCTGAACCCCGAGTTCATTTCAGTCTGCAACAATGCGACCTGGGCCATCGGAGAGATCTGTATGCAGATGG GAGTGGAGATGCAGCCGTACATCGTGATGGTCCTGAACCAGCTGGTTGAGATTATCAACCGACCCAACACCCCCAAGACCCTGCTGGAGAACACCG CGATCACCATCGGGCGACTGGGCTACGTGTGTCCTCAGGAGGTCGCGGCCGTGCTGCCACAGTTCATCCGACCCTG GTGCACGTCTCTGCGGAACATCCGAGACAACGAGGAGAAAGACTCTGCCTTCCGCGGGATCTGCATGATGATCGGCGTGAACCCAGGAGGCGTGGTGCAG gacttcatcttcttctgcgACGCAGTGGCCTCCTGGGTGAATCCTAAAGACGATTTGAGAGACATGTTCTACAAG ATCCTGCATGGTTTTAAGGAGCAGGTCGGGGAGGAGAACTGGCAGCAGTTCTCAGAGCAGTTCCCCCCACTGCTGAAGGAGAGACTGGTAGCCTGCTACGGCGTTTAG
- the tnpo2b gene encoding transportin-2 isoform X2: MEWQPDEQGLQQVLQLLKDSQSPDTATQRAVQEKLEQLNQFPDFNNYLIFVLTSLKSEDEPTRSLSGLILKNNVKAHYHNFPPTVADFIKRECLNNIGDPSPLIRATIGILITTISSKGELQTWPELLPQLCNLLNSDDYNTCEGSFGALQKICEDSSELLDSDALNRPLNIMIPKFLQFFKHCSPKIRSHAIACVNQFINSRAQALMDNIDTFIESLFALAGDEDSEVRKNVCRALVMLLEVRIDRLIPHMHSIIQYMLQRTQDPDENVALEACEFWLTLAEQPICKEALSGHLVQLIPILVNGMKYSEIDIILLKGDVEEDEAVPDSEQDIKPRFHKSRTVTLQHEGGEDEEGEDIDEDDDDDDDTLSDWNLRKCSAAALDVLANVFREELLPHLLPLLKGLLFHPDWVIKESGILVLGAIAEGCMQGMVPYLPELIPHLIQCLSDKKALVRSIACWTLSRYAHWVVSQPPDGHLKPLMTELLKRILDGNKRVQEAACSAFATLEEEACTELVPYLSFILDTLVFAFGKYQHKNLLILYDAIGTLADSVGHHLNQTEYIEKLMPPLIAKWNELKDEDKDLFPLLECLSSVATALQSGFLPYCEPVYQRCVTLVQKTLAQAMVSHTHKDSAEMYSQQPDQYEAPDKDFMIVALDLLSGLAEGLGSHVDTLVARSNIMTLLFQCMQDTMPEVRQSSFALLGDLTKACFPHVKPCIAEFMPILGTNLNPEFISVCNNATWAIGEICMQMGVEMQPYIVMVLNQLVEIINRPNTPKTLLENTAITIGRLGYVCPQEVAAVLPQFIRPWCTSLRNIRDNEEKDSAFRGICMMIGVNPGGVVQDFIFFCDAVASWVNPKDDLRDMFYKILHGFKEQVGEENWQQFSEQFPPLLKERLVACYGV, translated from the exons ATGGAGTGGCAGCCAGATGAACAGGGTCTTCAGCAAGTGCTTCAGCTACTCAAGGACTCTCAGTCCCCAGACACAGCAACACAGAGGGCTGTGCAAGAA AAACTGGAGCAACTTAATCAGTTTCCAGATTTCAACAACTATCTCATCTTTGTCCTCACAAGCCTGAAATCCGAGG ACGAGCCCACTCGCTCTCTCAGCGGTCTGATCCTGAAGAACAATGTTAAGGCTCACTACCATAACTTCCCTCCCACTGTGGCTGACTTCATCAAACGAGAATGCCTCAACAACATCGGAGACCCTTCACCGCTCATCAGAGCTACGATCG GTATCCTGATCACGACCATCTCCTCTAAAGGAGAGCTGCAGACCTGGCCGGAGCTGTTGCCTCAGCTCTGTAATCTGCTCAACTCGGACGACTACAACACCTGCGAG GGTTCTTTTGGAGCGTTGCAGAAGATCTGCGAGGATTCATCCGAGTTGTTGGATAGCGATGCTTTGAACAGACCTCTTAACATCATGATCCCCAAATTCCTACAGTTTTTCAAGCATTGCAGCCCCAAGATCAG gtCACACGCTATAGCGTGTGTGAACCAGTTCATCAACAGTCGCGCTCAGGCTCTGATGGATAACATTGACACCTTCATTGAG AGTCTGTTTGCGCTGGCCGGGGACGAGGACAGTGAAGTGAGGAAGAACGTGTGCAGGGCTCTGGTCATGCTGCTGGAAGTTCGCATTGATCGGCTCATCCCACACATGCACAGCATCATCCAG TACATGCTGCAgcggacccaggacccagatgaGAACGTGGCTCTGGAGGCCTGTGAGTTCTGGCTGACACTGGCTGAACAGCCCATCTGTAAAGAGGCCCTGTCTGGCCACTTGGTCCA ACTGATCCCCATCCTAGTGAATGGGATGAAATACTCTGAGATTGACATTATTCTTCTCAAG GGCGACGTCGAAGAGGACGAGGCGGTTCCCGACAGCGAGCAAGACATCAAGCCTCGCTTCCACAAGTCCCGCACCGTCACTCTGCAGCACGAAGGCggcgaggacgaggagggagaggacatcGACGAagatgacgacgacgacgatgacACGCTGTCTGACTGGAACTTAC GGAAGTGCTCCGCCGCGGCTCTGGACGTTCTTGCCAATGTGTTTCGTGAGGAGTTGCTCCCCCATCTCCTGCCCCTGCTCAAAGGACTGCTATTCCACCCCGACTGGGTCATCAAGGAGTCGGGCATCCTCGTGCTGGGAGCCATCGCCGAGG GCTGTATGCAAGGAATGGTACCCTACTTGCCCGAGCTCATCCCGCACCTCATCCAATGTTTGAGCGATAAGAAGGCCCTGGTCCGCTCAATCGCCTGTTGGACCCTCAGCCGCTACGCCCACTGGGTGGTCAGCCAGCCCCCCGACGGTCACCTCAAACCCCTCATGACTGAGCTGCTCAAACGCATCCTGGATGGCAATAAAAGGGTACAGGAAGCAGCGTGCAG TGCGTTTGCcaccctggaggaggaggcgtgcaCAGAGCTGGTGCCTTACCTTAGTTTCATCCTGGACACGCTGGTTTTTGCTTTTGGGAAGTACCAGCACAAGAACCTGCTCATCCTCTATGACGCCATAGGAACACTGGCGGACTCTGTGGGACACCATCTCAACCAGACC GAGTACATTGAGAAGCTGATGCCTCCGCTGATCGCCAAGTGGAACGAGCTGAAGGACGAAGACAAAGATCTCTTCCCTCTGCTCGAGTGTCTGTCGTCCGTTGCCACGGCGCTGCAGAGTGGCTTCCTGCCCTACTGCGAGCCCGTCTACCAGCGCTGCGTCACCCTGGTGCAGAAGACTCTGGCTCAGGCCATGGTGAGCCACACGCACAAGGACTCTGCAGAG atgTACAGCCAGCAGCCAGACCAGTACGAAGCACCCGACAAGGATTTCATGATTGTGGCTCTGGATCTTTTAAGCGGCTTAGCGGAGGGCCTGGGAAGCCACGTGGACACGCTGGTGGCTCGCAGTAACATCATGACGCTGCTTTTCCAGTGTATGCAG GATACGATGCCTGAAGTAAGACAGAGTTCATTCGCTCTCCTGGGGGACTTGACCAAGGCGTGCTTCCCTCACGTCAAACCGTGTATTG CTGAATTTATGCCAATCCTCGGGACAAACCTGAACCCCGAGTTCATTTCAGTCTGCAACAATGCGACCTGGGCCATCGGAGAGATCTGTATGCAGATGG GAGTGGAGATGCAGCCGTACATCGTGATGGTCCTGAACCAGCTGGTTGAGATTATCAACCGACCCAACACCCCCAAGACCCTGCTGGAGAACACCG CGATCACCATCGGGCGACTGGGCTACGTGTGTCCTCAGGAGGTCGCGGCCGTGCTGCCACAGTTCATCCGACCCTG GTGCACGTCTCTGCGGAACATCCGAGACAACGAGGAGAAAGACTCTGCCTTCCGCGGGATCTGCATGATGATCGGCGTGAACCCAGGAGGCGTGGTGCAG gacttcatcttcttctgcgACGCAGTGGCCTCCTGGGTGAATCCTAAAGACGATTTGAGAGACATGTTCTACAAG ATCCTGCATGGTTTTAAGGAGCAGGTCGGGGAGGAGAACTGGCAGCAGTTCTCAGAGCAGTTCCCCCCACTGCTGAAGGAGAGACTGGTAGCCTGCTACGGCGTTTAG
- the tnpo2b gene encoding transportin-2 isoform X1 — protein MEWQPDEQGLQQVLQLLKDSQSPDTATQRAVQEKLEQLNQFPDFNNYLIFVLTSLKSEDEPTRSLSGLILKNNVKAHYHNFPPTVADFIKRECLNNIGDPSPLIRATIGILITTISSKGELQTWPELLPQLCNLLNSDDYNTCEGSFGALQKICEDSSELLDSDALNRPLNIMIPKFLQFFKHCSPKIRSHAIACVNQFINSRAQALMDNIDTFIESLFALAGDEDSEVRKNVCRALVMLLEVRIDRLIPHMHSIIQYMLQRTQDPDENVALEACEFWLTLAEQPICKEALSGHLVQLIPILVNGMKYSEIDIILLKGDVEEDEAVPDSEQDIKPRFHKSRTVTLQHEGGEDEEGEDIDEDDDDDDDTLSDWNLRKCSAAALDVLANVFREELLPHLLPLLKGLLFHPDWVIKESGILVLGAIAEGCMQGMVPYLPELIPHLIQCLSDKKALVRSIACWTLSRYAHWVVSQPPDGHLKPLMTELLKRILDGNKRVQEAACSAFATLEEEACTELVPYLSFILDTLVFAFGKYQHKNLLILYDAIGTLADSVGHHLNQTEYIEKLMPPLIAKWNELKDEDKDLFPLLECLSSVATALQSGFLPYCEPVYQRCVTLVQKTLAQAMVSHTHKDSAEAIQMYSQQPDQYEAPDKDFMIVALDLLSGLAEGLGSHVDTLVARSNIMTLLFQCMQDTMPEVRQSSFALLGDLTKACFPHVKPCIAEFMPILGTNLNPEFISVCNNATWAIGEICMQMGVEMQPYIVMVLNQLVEIINRPNTPKTLLENTAITIGRLGYVCPQEVAAVLPQFIRPWCTSLRNIRDNEEKDSAFRGICMMIGVNPGGVVQDFIFFCDAVASWVNPKDDLRDMFYKILHGFKEQVGEENWQQFSEQFPPLLKERLVACYGV, from the exons ATGGAGTGGCAGCCAGATGAACAGGGTCTTCAGCAAGTGCTTCAGCTACTCAAGGACTCTCAGTCCCCAGACACAGCAACACAGAGGGCTGTGCAAGAA AAACTGGAGCAACTTAATCAGTTTCCAGATTTCAACAACTATCTCATCTTTGTCCTCACAAGCCTGAAATCCGAGG ACGAGCCCACTCGCTCTCTCAGCGGTCTGATCCTGAAGAACAATGTTAAGGCTCACTACCATAACTTCCCTCCCACTGTGGCTGACTTCATCAAACGAGAATGCCTCAACAACATCGGAGACCCTTCACCGCTCATCAGAGCTACGATCG GTATCCTGATCACGACCATCTCCTCTAAAGGAGAGCTGCAGACCTGGCCGGAGCTGTTGCCTCAGCTCTGTAATCTGCTCAACTCGGACGACTACAACACCTGCGAG GGTTCTTTTGGAGCGTTGCAGAAGATCTGCGAGGATTCATCCGAGTTGTTGGATAGCGATGCTTTGAACAGACCTCTTAACATCATGATCCCCAAATTCCTACAGTTTTTCAAGCATTGCAGCCCCAAGATCAG gtCACACGCTATAGCGTGTGTGAACCAGTTCATCAACAGTCGCGCTCAGGCTCTGATGGATAACATTGACACCTTCATTGAG AGTCTGTTTGCGCTGGCCGGGGACGAGGACAGTGAAGTGAGGAAGAACGTGTGCAGGGCTCTGGTCATGCTGCTGGAAGTTCGCATTGATCGGCTCATCCCACACATGCACAGCATCATCCAG TACATGCTGCAgcggacccaggacccagatgaGAACGTGGCTCTGGAGGCCTGTGAGTTCTGGCTGACACTGGCTGAACAGCCCATCTGTAAAGAGGCCCTGTCTGGCCACTTGGTCCA ACTGATCCCCATCCTAGTGAATGGGATGAAATACTCTGAGATTGACATTATTCTTCTCAAG GGCGACGTCGAAGAGGACGAGGCGGTTCCCGACAGCGAGCAAGACATCAAGCCTCGCTTCCACAAGTCCCGCACCGTCACTCTGCAGCACGAAGGCggcgaggacgaggagggagaggacatcGACGAagatgacgacgacgacgatgacACGCTGTCTGACTGGAACTTAC GGAAGTGCTCCGCCGCGGCTCTGGACGTTCTTGCCAATGTGTTTCGTGAGGAGTTGCTCCCCCATCTCCTGCCCCTGCTCAAAGGACTGCTATTCCACCCCGACTGGGTCATCAAGGAGTCGGGCATCCTCGTGCTGGGAGCCATCGCCGAGG GCTGTATGCAAGGAATGGTACCCTACTTGCCCGAGCTCATCCCGCACCTCATCCAATGTTTGAGCGATAAGAAGGCCCTGGTCCGCTCAATCGCCTGTTGGACCCTCAGCCGCTACGCCCACTGGGTGGTCAGCCAGCCCCCCGACGGTCACCTCAAACCCCTCATGACTGAGCTGCTCAAACGCATCCTGGATGGCAATAAAAGGGTACAGGAAGCAGCGTGCAG TGCGTTTGCcaccctggaggaggaggcgtgcaCAGAGCTGGTGCCTTACCTTAGTTTCATCCTGGACACGCTGGTTTTTGCTTTTGGGAAGTACCAGCACAAGAACCTGCTCATCCTCTATGACGCCATAGGAACACTGGCGGACTCTGTGGGACACCATCTCAACCAGACC GAGTACATTGAGAAGCTGATGCCTCCGCTGATCGCCAAGTGGAACGAGCTGAAGGACGAAGACAAAGATCTCTTCCCTCTGCTCGAGTGTCTGTCGTCCGTTGCCACGGCGCTGCAGAGTGGCTTCCTGCCCTACTGCGAGCCCGTCTACCAGCGCTGCGTCACCCTGGTGCAGAAGACTCTGGCTCAGGCCATGGTGAGCCACACGCACAAGGACTCTGCAGAGGCAATTCAG atgTACAGCCAGCAGCCAGACCAGTACGAAGCACCCGACAAGGATTTCATGATTGTGGCTCTGGATCTTTTAAGCGGCTTAGCGGAGGGCCTGGGAAGCCACGTGGACACGCTGGTGGCTCGCAGTAACATCATGACGCTGCTTTTCCAGTGTATGCAG GATACGATGCCTGAAGTAAGACAGAGTTCATTCGCTCTCCTGGGGGACTTGACCAAGGCGTGCTTCCCTCACGTCAAACCGTGTATTG CTGAATTTATGCCAATCCTCGGGACAAACCTGAACCCCGAGTTCATTTCAGTCTGCAACAATGCGACCTGGGCCATCGGAGAGATCTGTATGCAGATGG GAGTGGAGATGCAGCCGTACATCGTGATGGTCCTGAACCAGCTGGTTGAGATTATCAACCGACCCAACACCCCCAAGACCCTGCTGGAGAACACCG CGATCACCATCGGGCGACTGGGCTACGTGTGTCCTCAGGAGGTCGCGGCCGTGCTGCCACAGTTCATCCGACCCTG GTGCACGTCTCTGCGGAACATCCGAGACAACGAGGAGAAAGACTCTGCCTTCCGCGGGATCTGCATGATGATCGGCGTGAACCCAGGAGGCGTGGTGCAG gacttcatcttcttctgcgACGCAGTGGCCTCCTGGGTGAATCCTAAAGACGATTTGAGAGACATGTTCTACAAG ATCCTGCATGGTTTTAAGGAGCAGGTCGGGGAGGAGAACTGGCAGCAGTTCTCAGAGCAGTTCCCCCCACTGCTGAAGGAGAGACTGGTAGCCTGCTACGGCGTTTAG
- the LOC130190212 gene encoding Na(+)/H(+) exchange regulatory cofactor NHE-RF2, with translation MESELRPRLCFLTRGECSYGFHLHGEGNRGGQFIRKVEPGSSADQGGLRSEDRLVEVNGENVEKETHHQVVERIREVAHRTRLLVVDAETDEYLRSRGLACTEDLAVEMGTLSPRPSPGPTPSASPVPRENSPLAPKPNHTHSVCPPAAADSSTDATATQAEVERTSVTSSTETDTELQVHPSPEQTAELLPRLCHLVKGEHGYGFNLHSNKTKDAQFVRSVVPSDLPVSSDLSRLLCPKVNGVNIDSLRHSEVVALIRAQGEEVHILVVDQKTEELFHRMGITPTTSHVKEVYLDESATESAPHSPSPTTGLPASDPPVINITLTNSPITNASPKSWTNGNSASQSSRSSTTQSEISSSDMSIQVHDEDERRVSDPLVDAGLRLSLTAAEAKQKALASRDKRRAPAMDWSRKHEVFGRF, from the exons ATGGAGAGCGAGCTCAGACCCAGGCTCTGTTTCCTGACCAGAGGAGAGTGCAGCTATGGCTTCCACCTGCACGGCGAGGGGAACAGAGGCGGACAGTTCATCCGCAAAGTGGAGCCGGGCTCCTCTGCTGACCAGGGCGGGCTGCGATCAGAAGACCGGCTGGTGGAGGTGAACGGTGAGAATGTGGAGAAAGAAACCCACCATCA GGTGGTGGAGCGTATCCGTGAAGTGGCCCACCGCACCAGGCTGCTGGTGGTGGACGCCGAGACGGATGAATACCTCCGCAGCCGTGGCCTGGCATGCACCGAGGACCTGGCCGTCGAGATGGGAACGCTGTCCCCGCGCCCTTCGCCCGGGCCCACTCCTTCGGCCTCGCCCGTACCCAGAGAGAACTCACCCCTGGCACCCAAacccaaccacacacactccGTTTGCCCTCCGGCTGCAGCTGACTCGTCCACAGACGCGACCGCAACACAAGCCGAGGTGGAGAGAACCTCAGTGACATCcagtacagagacagacacagag CTGCAGGTGCATCCCTCACCAGAGCAGACAGCGGAGCTCCTCCCCCGTCTGTGCCACCTGGTGAAGGGGGAGCACGGCTACGGCTTCAACCTGCACAGCAACAAGACCAAGGATGCACAGTTTGTGCGTTCGGTGGTAC CCTCTGAccttcctgtttcctctgaCCTTTCCCGTCTTCTCTGTCCAAAGGTGAACGGAGTCAACATTGACAGCCTGAGGCACTCGGAGGTGGTGGCACTCATCAGAGCTCAGGGGGAGGAAGTGCACATCCTAGTGGTCGACCAGAAGACAGAAGAGCTCTTCCACCGAATGGGGATCACACCAACCACCAGccatgtcaaag AGGTCTATCTGGACGAATCAGCCACAGAAAGCGCTCCACACAGCCCGTCTCCGACCACCGGACTGCCCGCCTCAGATCCGCCGGTCATAAACATCACGCTGACGAACTCCCCGATCACAAACGCATCCCCGAAATCCTGGACGAATGGGAACTCAGCATCTCAGTCCTCGAGAAGTTCCACCACCCAATCGGAGATCAGTAGCTCAGACATGAGCATCCAG GTCCACGATGAGGACGAGAGGCGCGTCTCGGACCCGTTGGTGGACGCCGGCCTGCGTCTGAGTCTCACAGCTGCCGAGGCCAAACAAAAAGCCCTCGCCAGCCGCGACAAGAGGAGAGCGCCTGCTATGGATTGGAGTAGGAAACATGAGGTTTTTGGCAGATTCTGA